A single Primulina eburnea isolate SZY01 chromosome 11, ASM2296580v1, whole genome shotgun sequence DNA region contains:
- the LOC140804423 gene encoding probable galacturonosyltransferase 10 isoform X3, protein MLSPDSVTRQLNDQISLAKAFIVIAKHSNNLQFAWELSAQIRNSEILLSNSALRRTPLTTSESEAAIRDMALLLFQAQQLHYDSSTMIMRLKAQIQGLEEDMNSAKDKNSKYGQIAAEEVPKSLYCLGVRLTSEWFKNGNLQRKLKEKSQIAMKLKDNSLYHFCVFSDNILATSVVVNSTASNSQNTDKVVFHLITDEVNYAAMKAWFTMNSFLGVTIDVQKIEDFTWLNASYVPVLKQLQDSETKSYYFSGTGDDNRTPIKFRNPKYLSMLNHLRFYIPEVFPELKKLVFLDDDVIVQKDLSPLFSIDLNGNVNGAVETCMETFHRYHKYLNYSHPLIREHFDPDACGWAFGMNIFDLVQWRRRNVTGIYHYWQEKNVDRTLWKLGTLPPGLLTFYGLTEPLNPSWHVLGLGYTSVDPQLIEKGAVLHFNGNSKPWLKIGMEKYKPLWDKYVDYSHPLLQQCNAH, encoded by the coding sequence ATGTTGAGTCCGGACTCGGTAACAAGGCAACTGAATGACCAAATTTCTCTAGCAAAGGCATTTATTGTCATTGCAAAACACAGCAACAACCTTCAATTTGCATGGGAGCTTAGTGCTCAAATCCGCAACTCAGAGATCCTCCTCTCGAATTCTGCTCTACGAAGAACTCCTTTGACGACGAGTGAATCAGAGGCAGCAATTCGTGACATGGCACTTTTACTTTTTCAGGCTCAGCAACTACACTATGACAGTTCTACCATGATCATGAGATTGAAGGCTCAGATCCAGGGTCTCGAAGAAGATATGAATTCTGCAAAAGATAAGAATTCCAAATATGGGCAAATTGCTGCAGAAGAAGTTCCGAAGAGCCTGTATTGCCTCGGTGTGCGATTAACAAGCGAGTGGTTCAAGAACGGTAATTTACAGAGGAAACTCAAGGAAAAGAGTCAAATAGCTATGAAACTCAAAGATAACAGTCTTTACCATTTCTGTGTCTTTTCTGACAACATCCTCGCAACATCGGTTGTGGTGAATTCAACTGCCTCAAATTCCCAAAACACTGATAAGGTTGTCTTCCACCTCATTACCGACGAGGTGAATTATGCAGCAATGAAGGCCTGGTTCACGATGAACAGTTTCCTAGGAGTGACTATTGATGTTCAAAAGATAGAAGACTTCACCTGGCTAAACGCTTCTTATGTTCCTGTTCTTAAGCAGCTTCAAGATTCTGAAACAAAGAGCTACTACTTCTCTGGCACGGGTGATGATAACAGGACTCCAATCAAATTCCGGAACCCGAAATATCTGTCCATGCTCAACCACCTCAGGTTCTACATCCCCGAAGTTTTTCCCGAGTTGAAGAAACTGGTGTTTCTCGATGATGACGTGATTGTCCAGAAAGATCTTTCGCCTTTATTTTCTATAGATCTAAATGGGAATGTGAATGGAGCAGTCGAGACATGCATGGAAACATTTCATCGGTACCATAAGTACTTAAACTACTCCCACCCTCTAATTCGTGAGCATTTTGACCCAGATGCATGTGGATGGGCCTTCGGGATGAATATTTTCGACTTGGTGCAGTGGCGTAGAAGAAACGTCACTGGCATCTACCACTACTGGCAAGAAAAGAATGTGGACAGAACCTTATGGAAACTCGGGACCTTGCCTCCTGGACTGCTAACTTTTTACGGATTGACAGAACCGTTGAATCCATCATGGCATGTGTTAGGATTGGGATATACGAGTGTCGACCCGCAGTTGATAGAGAAGGGGGCTGTGCTGCATTTCAATGGCAACTCCAAACCTTGGTTGAAGATTGGAATGGAGAAATATAAACCTCTTTGGGATAAATATGTGGATTATAGTCATCCTTTATTACAACAGTGCAATGCCCATTAG
- the LOC140804423 gene encoding probable galacturonosyltransferase 10 isoform X1 — translation MRRRGPDFRRPVRRRFSKVIWITLCGLVIFLFIVVLSRENRKPSPRSVYTKRSFIHDKIIEGLNITDEMLSPDSVTRQLNDQISLAKAFIVIAKHSNNLQFAWELSAQIRNSEILLSNSALRRTPLTTSESEAAIRDMALLLFQAQQLHYDSSTMIMRLKAQIQGLEEDMNSAKDKNSKYGQIAAEEVPKSLYCLGVRLTSEWFKNGNLQRKLKEKSQIAMKLKDNSLYHFCVFSDNILATSVVVNSTASNSQNTDKVVFHLITDEVNYAAMKAWFTMNSFLGVTIDVQKIEDFTWLNASYVPVLKQLQDSETKSYYFSGTGDDNRTPIKFRNPKYLSMLNHLRFYIPEVFPELKKLVFLDDDVIVQKDLSPLFSIDLNGNVNGAVETCMETFHRYHKYLNYSHPLIREHFDPDACGWAFGMNIFDLVQWRRRNVTGIYHYWQEKNVDRTLWKLGTLPPGLLTFYGLTEPLNPSWHVLGLGYTSVDPQLIEKGAVLHFNGNSKPWLKIGMEKYKPLWDKYVDYSHPLLQQCNAH, via the exons atgaGGCGCCGAGGCCCAGATTTTAGGAGACCAGTGAGGCGGCGATTTTCGAAGGTAATTTGGATAACTCTTTGTGGGTTAGTGATTTTTCTGTTTATCGTGGTGCTGAGCAGAGAGAATCGGAAACCCAGTCCAAGATCGGTTTATACTAAG AGATCATTTATACATGATAAGATCATAGAAGGGCTTAATATCACTGACGAAATGTTGAGTCCGGACTCGGTAACAAGGCAACTGAATGACCAAATTTCTCTAGCAAAGGCATTTATTGTCATTGCAAAACACAGCAACAACCTTCAATTTGCATGGGAGCTTAGTGCTCAAATCCGCAACTCAGAGATCCTCCTCTCGAATTCTGCTCTACGAAGAACTCCTTTGACGACGAGTGAATCAGAGGCAGCAATTCGTGACATGGCACTTTTACTTTTTCAGGCTCAGCAACTACACTATGACAGTTCTACCATGATCATGAGATTGAAGGCTCAGATCCAGGGTCTCGAAGAAGATATGAATTCTGCAAAAGATAAGAATTCCAAATATGGGCAAATTGCTGCAGAAGAAGTTCCGAAGAGCCTGTATTGCCTCGGTGTGCGATTAACAAGCGAGTGGTTCAAGAACGGTAATTTACAGAGGAAACTCAAGGAAAAGAGTCAAATAGCTATGAAACTCAAAGATAACAGTCTTTACCATTTCTGTGTCTTTTCTGACAACATCCTCGCAACATCGGTTGTGGTGAATTCAACTGCCTCAAATTCCCAAAACACTGATAAGGTTGTCTTCCACCTCATTACCGACGAGGTGAATTATGCAGCAATGAAGGCCTGGTTCACGATGAACAGTTTCCTAGGAGTGACTATTGATGTTCAAAAGATAGAAGACTTCACCTGGCTAAACGCTTCTTATGTTCCTGTTCTTAAGCAGCTTCAAGATTCTGAAACAAAGAGCTACTACTTCTCTGGCACGGGTGATGATAACAGGACTCCAATCAAATTCCGGAACCCGAAATATCTGTCCATGCTCAACCACCTCAGGTTCTACATCCCCGAAGTTTTTCCCGAGTTGAAGAAACTGGTGTTTCTCGATGATGACGTGATTGTCCAGAAAGATCTTTCGCCTTTATTTTCTATAGATCTAAATGGGAATGTGAATGGAGCAGTCGAGACATGCATGGAAACATTTCATCGGTACCATAAGTACTTAAACTACTCCCACCCTCTAATTCGTGAGCATTTTGACCCAGATGCATGTGGATGGGCCTTCGGGATGAATATTTTCGACTTGGTGCAGTGGCGTAGAAGAAACGTCACTGGCATCTACCACTACTGGCAAGAAAAGAATGTGGACAGAACCTTATGGAAACTCGGGACCTTGCCTCCTGGACTGCTAACTTTTTACGGATTGACAGAACCGTTGAATCCATCATGGCATGTGTTAGGATTGGGATATACGAGTGTCGACCCGCAGTTGATAGAGAAGGGGGCTGTGCTGCATTTCAATGGCAACTCCAAACCTTGGTTGAAGATTGGAATGGAGAAATATAAACCTCTTTGGGATAAATATGTGGATTATAGTCATCCTTTATTACAACAGTGCAATGCCCATTAG
- the LOC140804423 gene encoding probable galacturonosyltransferase 10 isoform X2, which translates to MKVNDMKIESGIHINAYSRQRIEEIFPLSRSFIHDKIIEGLNITDEMLSPDSVTRQLNDQISLAKAFIVIAKHSNNLQFAWELSAQIRNSEILLSNSALRRTPLTTSESEAAIRDMALLLFQAQQLHYDSSTMIMRLKAQIQGLEEDMNSAKDKNSKYGQIAAEEVPKSLYCLGVRLTSEWFKNGNLQRKLKEKSQIAMKLKDNSLYHFCVFSDNILATSVVVNSTASNSQNTDKVVFHLITDEVNYAAMKAWFTMNSFLGVTIDVQKIEDFTWLNASYVPVLKQLQDSETKSYYFSGTGDDNRTPIKFRNPKYLSMLNHLRFYIPEVFPELKKLVFLDDDVIVQKDLSPLFSIDLNGNVNGAVETCMETFHRYHKYLNYSHPLIREHFDPDACGWAFGMNIFDLVQWRRRNVTGIYHYWQEKNVDRTLWKLGTLPPGLLTFYGLTEPLNPSWHVLGLGYTSVDPQLIEKGAVLHFNGNSKPWLKIGMEKYKPLWDKYVDYSHPLLQQCNAH; encoded by the exons ATGAAAGTGAATGACATGAAAATTGAAAGTGGAATCCATATTAATGCTTATAGTAGGCAACGAATTGAAGAAATCTTTCCTCTGTCT AGATCATTTATACATGATAAGATCATAGAAGGGCTTAATATCACTGACGAAATGTTGAGTCCGGACTCGGTAACAAGGCAACTGAATGACCAAATTTCTCTAGCAAAGGCATTTATTGTCATTGCAAAACACAGCAACAACCTTCAATTTGCATGGGAGCTTAGTGCTCAAATCCGCAACTCAGAGATCCTCCTCTCGAATTCTGCTCTACGAAGAACTCCTTTGACGACGAGTGAATCAGAGGCAGCAATTCGTGACATGGCACTTTTACTTTTTCAGGCTCAGCAACTACACTATGACAGTTCTACCATGATCATGAGATTGAAGGCTCAGATCCAGGGTCTCGAAGAAGATATGAATTCTGCAAAAGATAAGAATTCCAAATATGGGCAAATTGCTGCAGAAGAAGTTCCGAAGAGCCTGTATTGCCTCGGTGTGCGATTAACAAGCGAGTGGTTCAAGAACGGTAATTTACAGAGGAAACTCAAGGAAAAGAGTCAAATAGCTATGAAACTCAAAGATAACAGTCTTTACCATTTCTGTGTCTTTTCTGACAACATCCTCGCAACATCGGTTGTGGTGAATTCAACTGCCTCAAATTCCCAAAACACTGATAAGGTTGTCTTCCACCTCATTACCGACGAGGTGAATTATGCAGCAATGAAGGCCTGGTTCACGATGAACAGTTTCCTAGGAGTGACTATTGATGTTCAAAAGATAGAAGACTTCACCTGGCTAAACGCTTCTTATGTTCCTGTTCTTAAGCAGCTTCAAGATTCTGAAACAAAGAGCTACTACTTCTCTGGCACGGGTGATGATAACAGGACTCCAATCAAATTCCGGAACCCGAAATATCTGTCCATGCTCAACCACCTCAGGTTCTACATCCCCGAAGTTTTTCCCGAGTTGAAGAAACTGGTGTTTCTCGATGATGACGTGATTGTCCAGAAAGATCTTTCGCCTTTATTTTCTATAGATCTAAATGGGAATGTGAATGGAGCAGTCGAGACATGCATGGAAACATTTCATCGGTACCATAAGTACTTAAACTACTCCCACCCTCTAATTCGTGAGCATTTTGACCCAGATGCATGTGGATGGGCCTTCGGGATGAATATTTTCGACTTGGTGCAGTGGCGTAGAAGAAACGTCACTGGCATCTACCACTACTGGCAAGAAAAGAATGTGGACAGAACCTTATGGAAACTCGGGACCTTGCCTCCTGGACTGCTAACTTTTTACGGATTGACAGAACCGTTGAATCCATCATGGCATGTGTTAGGATTGGGATATACGAGTGTCGACCCGCAGTTGATAGAGAAGGGGGCTGTGCTGCATTTCAATGGCAACTCCAAACCTTGGTTGAAGATTGGAATGGAGAAATATAAACCTCTTTGGGATAAATATGTGGATTATAGTCATCCTTTATTACAACAGTGCAATGCCCATTAG